One window from the genome of Rhizoctonia solani chromosome 15, complete sequence encodes:
- a CDS encoding Clavaminate synthase-like protein, which translates to MSSGSDYQSDSSYDYQRNTLSFLEDQEWPGTVLVSLLQDLEDTLHPNTQDLIECGQNFLGSLELFELDPETVQSKLALGREWRRLYTDTVLLRCLKLLKEKSSIGKSENAQSNDEWERAIRLLDQAIILAGAPGEGRLELTLSCISFIQRWYLPLVIDISTPHRVLSQQPTLSLGTDLVPTITPPPSLSAFPARAQRPFVLPGFASSWPATTNWKSKSYLVSCAGRGRIVPVERGGDYRTDDWSVELVPWSDFLDKIGWGEEVDDTEQLYLAQHSLFTQFPKLRADIQVPDYVYAEPESHPCYVGPPGNNEQLVINAWCGGRGANSPAHTDPYYNIYVQIVGFKIIWLAPPEASSGMYAFNPISKPSHEGDTPTEPSRILNARE; encoded by the exons ATGTCTTCAGGGTCAGACTACCAGAGCGACAGTAGCTATGATTATCAGAGAAATACTTTAAGTTTTTTGGAAGACCAAGAATGGCCTGGTACAGTGCTTGTGTCTCTGCTCCAAGATCTTGAAGATACTTTGCATCCTAATACTCAAG ACCTTATAGAGTGTGGACAGAATTTTCTTGGATCACTTGAATTGTTTGAACTGGATCCAGAAACTGTGCAGTCAAAGCTAGCTTTGGGACGTGAATGGCGACGACTCTATACGGATACTGTCCTACTTCGTTGCTTAAAATTACTCAAAGAGAAATCATCCATAGGAAAATCGGAGAACGCCCAATCTAACGACGAATGGGAACGAGCAATCCGACTTCTCGACCAAGCAATCATTCTCGCTGGAGCTCCTGGTGAAGGCAGACTCGAACTCACGCTCTCCTGCATTTCTTTCATCCAGCGTTGGTACCTCCCTCTAGTAATTGATATTTCTACGCCACATCGGGTATTATCTCAACAACCTACGCTGTCCCTTGGTACAGATTTAGTCCCCACGATAACCCCGCCTCCCTCCCTTTCCGCATTCCCGGCTCGTGCACAACGTCCGTTCGTACTTCCAGGCTTCGCATCTTCATGGCCCGCCACTACAAACTGGAAATCAAAATCCTACCTCGTCTCATGCGCAGGACGAGGCCGAATCGTACCCGTCGAACGAGGGGGAGACTATCGCACCGACGACTGGAGCGTCGAGCTCGTGCCCTGGAGCGATTTTTTGGATAAAATTGGATGGGGAGAGGAAGTAGATGATACTGAGCAGCTGTACCTCGCACAGCACTCTCTATTTACCCAGTTTCCCAAGTTACGAGCCGATATTCAAGTGCCGGATTATGTATATGCCGAGCCTGAGAGTCACCCTT GTTATGTTGGGCCACCGGGAAATAATGAACAACTTGTAATCAATGCCTGGTGCGGAGGAAGGGGAGCAAATAGCCCTGCCCATACT GATCCATATTATAACATATACG TTCAAATCGTGGGCTTCAAAATTATCTGGCTTGCTCCACCCGAGGCCTCATCAGGGATGTATGCATTCAATCCGATATCCAAACCATCACACGAAGGTGATACCCCGACCGAACCAAGTCGCATCCTAAACGCGAGGGAATGA
- a CDS encoding collagen alpha-1(VII) chain, whose protein sequence is MLSDVKNVVSTLFTHKHAPAKSSEPLSVAHPEKQADHEAPTGRRYTYAAPKPTPIQPSTEEENQAASRGIPIRGISSRGSGQGMIYASPDGRISMHAEPTAEPITRISPPHSPPASPRKASEPPVEAPVESESHPTPSSPTAKHTKVPLKDKVMGEFKIISGKVSRDGTKVEEGIALKTGHGHPEPVETERH, encoded by the exons ATGCTATCAGACGTGAAGAACGTTGTGTCCACCCTGTTTACCCACAAACACGCACCAGCG AAATCAAGCGAACCCTTATCAGTCGCACATCCGGAGAAACAAGCTGATCATGAGGCACCAACTGGTAGGCGATATAC CTATGCAGCGCCCAAGCCAACGCCCATCCAACCTAGTACCGAAGAAGAAAACCAGGCGGCCAGCCGTGGTATTCCCATCCGTGGGATCAGCAGTCGCGGCTCGGGCCAAGGCATGATTTATGCAAGTCCAGACGGAAGGATTTCCATGCATGCCGAGCCCACTGCGGAACCCATTACTCGCATCTCTCCGCCTCATTCCCCTCCTGCTAGTCCACGCAAGG CCAGCGAG CCGCCAGTGGAGGCGCCTGTCGAATCCGAGTCACATCCTACACCAAGCAGCCCTACTGCAAAGCATACAAAAGTTCCATTGAAAGACAAGGTCATGG GCGAATTCAAGATCATTTCTGGAAAGGTTTCTAGGGACGGAACTAAGGTCGAGGAAGGGATTGCCCTCAAGACCGGTCATGGTCATCCTGAGCCTGTCGAAACTGAGAGGCATTGA